A region of Paenibacillus thiaminolyticus DNA encodes the following proteins:
- a CDS encoding YeeE/YedE family protein: protein MLITGLLCGALLGFVMQRGRFCLTGGFRDMYLTKDNRMFYALLIAITVQSIGVFALIQLGLVEFSAGSFHWLATVVGSFLFGIGIILAGGCATGTWYRAGEGLIGSWIALFGYMAMSAIMKSGALLPINDSLKAYNAPTNSIPDTLGLSVWPFILILALLTLWLVIRQLRKPAAAIPSLPAKRTGLNHMLFEKRWHPFVTAVLVGLIAILAWPLSEATGRMSGLGITTPSANVLQYLVTGDSEKYVNWGVFLVLGILAGSFLAAKGSREFRFRAPDAKTALSSFGGGLLMGFGASWAGGCSIGNGLVMTAMMTWQGWISLLFILLGTWTGSYFVYVRPRAKARKNQAVSYQTTTA, encoded by the coding sequence ATGTTGATTACGGGGTTGCTATGCGGGGCGCTGCTTGGGTTCGTCATGCAGCGTGGACGATTTTGTCTGACCGGCGGTTTCCGGGATATGTACCTGACGAAGGACAACCGGATGTTCTACGCGCTGCTCATTGCCATCACGGTGCAGAGCATTGGGGTATTTGCGCTTATTCAACTGGGCTTGGTCGAGTTTTCAGCCGGTTCGTTCCATTGGCTGGCGACGGTGGTCGGCTCGTTTTTGTTCGGCATCGGGATTATATTGGCCGGGGGCTGTGCCACCGGGACGTGGTATCGGGCCGGAGAGGGCCTGATAGGAAGCTGGATCGCCCTGTTCGGGTATATGGCGATGAGTGCCATTATGAAGTCGGGCGCGCTGCTGCCTATCAACGATAGCCTCAAAGCATACAATGCGCCGACGAACTCCATTCCGGACACATTGGGTCTGTCGGTGTGGCCTTTCATCCTCATCCTGGCGCTGCTTACGCTATGGCTGGTCATCAGACAGCTGCGCAAGCCTGCCGCGGCCATTCCGTCCCTGCCAGCGAAGCGTACAGGGCTTAACCATATGTTGTTCGAGAAGCGATGGCATCCCTTCGTTACGGCGGTGCTCGTCGGCCTGATTGCGATTCTGGCCTGGCCGCTTAGCGAAGCGACGGGAAGAATGTCCGGGCTCGGCATTACGACGCCATCTGCGAACGTGCTCCAGTACTTGGTGACGGGAGACAGCGAGAAATATGTGAACTGGGGCGTATTCCTGGTGCTTGGCATATTGGCAGGCTCCTTCCTCGCCGCGAAGGGGAGCCGCGAATTCCGCTTCCGGGCGCCTGACGCCAAGACGGCGTTATCCAGCTTCGGCGGCGGCCTGCTGATGGGGTTCGGAGCAAGCTGGGCCGGAGGATGCTCGATCGGCAACGGTCTGGTCATGACCGCCATGATGACTTGGCAAGGCTGGATTTCGCTTCTCTTTATCCTATTAGGAACGTGGACCGGATCTTACTTCGTCTATGTTCGCCCGCGTGCGAAGGCACGCAAAAATCAAGCTGTATCTTATCAGACAACAACGGCGTAA
- a CDS encoding sulfurtransferase TusA family protein — protein MGKKLSVLGMVCPFPLIEAKEAIETIDSGDELVIEFDCTQATESIPRWASEAGHRVTQFEQIDDASWTITVQKK, from the coding sequence ATGGGAAAAAAACTGTCTGTACTTGGCATGGTATGCCCGTTTCCTTTGATTGAGGCCAAAGAAGCGATCGAGACGATAGACAGCGGCGATGAGCTGGTTATCGAATTCGATTGTACCCAGGCAACTGAGAGCATTCCGCGCTGGGCTTCCGAGGCGGGCCACCGCGTCACCCAGTTCGAGCAAATCGATGATGCATCTTGGACGATTACCGTACAGAAGAAATAA
- a CDS encoding diaminopimelate dehydrogenase produces MSAIRIGIVGYGNLGRGVEKSIQQNPDMELVAVFTRRDPGSVQASVPVVSLQEVESYTDKVDVMILCGGSATDLPEQGPELARLFHTVDSFDTHARIPEYFEAVNGVAQASGHVSVISTGWDPGLFSLNRLLFEAALPQGAEYTFWGRGVSQGHSDAIRRVEGVKNGVQYTIPSEEAVAAVRSGEQPQLSTRDKHLRECFIVAEEGADKARIEAEIKNMPNYFSDYETIVNFISEEELKANHSAMPHGGYVLRSGVTGEGTTQVMEFSLKLGSNPEFTASVLVAYARAAHKLAVRGEAGARTVFDIPFGLLSPKSPEQLRKEML; encoded by the coding sequence ATGTCAGCTATACGTATCGGTATTGTAGGTTACGGCAACCTTGGAAGAGGAGTCGAGAAGTCGATTCAGCAGAATCCGGACATGGAGCTTGTCGCTGTGTTTACCCGCAGAGATCCGGGCTCGGTGCAAGCGAGCGTTCCGGTTGTATCGTTGCAAGAAGTGGAATCCTATACAGATAAAGTCGATGTCATGATTTTGTGCGGCGGCTCGGCTACGGATCTGCCGGAGCAGGGTCCTGAATTGGCACGCCTGTTCCATACAGTGGACAGCTTCGACACGCATGCTCGCATTCCGGAGTACTTCGAAGCGGTTAATGGTGTGGCACAAGCGTCGGGACATGTGTCCGTCATATCCACGGGATGGGATCCGGGCTTGTTCTCCCTGAACCGCCTGCTGTTCGAAGCGGCCCTGCCGCAAGGCGCGGAATATACCTTCTGGGGACGCGGCGTCAGCCAAGGCCACTCGGATGCGATTCGCCGCGTGGAAGGCGTCAAAAACGGCGTGCAGTACACCATTCCTTCCGAGGAAGCGGTAGCTGCTGTCCGCAGCGGGGAACAGCCGCAGCTATCGACTCGCGATAAGCATCTGCGTGAGTGCTTCATCGTGGCTGAGGAGGGTGCGGACAAGGCCCGCATCGAAGCGGAAATCAAAAACATGCCGAACTACTTCTCTGACTATGAAACGATTGTGAACTTCATCAGTGAAGAGGAATTGAAGGCCAATCACTCGGCAATGCCTCACGGCGGCTATGTGCTGCGCAGCGGCGTGACCGGCGAAGGCACGACGCAAGTGATGGAATTCAGCTTGAAGCTGGGCAGCAATCCGGAGTTCACGGCGAGTGTGCTCGTCGCCTACGCACGGGCGGCACACAAGCTGGCGGTACGCGGAGAAGCCGGCGCACGCACCGTATTCGACATTCCATTCGGCCTCCTGTCGCCGAAATCGCCTGAACAGCTCCGCAAGGAAATGCTGTAA
- the msrA gene encoding peptide-methionine (S)-S-oxide reductase MsrA produces the protein MSTYAADASASQHDTPRQDGTQLATFAGGCFWCMVKPFDQWDGVHAVLSGYTGGHVPHPTYEQVKSQTTGHLEAVQITFDPAIIPYSQLLELYWAQIDPTDEGGQFQDRGESYTTAIFVHNEEQRRLAEASRAELAASGRFDRPIVTPILDAGSFYPAEDFHQDYYRKEPEHYAADRAQSGRDNFLKKHWDQ, from the coding sequence ATGTCAACATACGCTGCAGATGCCTCTGCTTCCCAACACGATACGCCGCGGCAGGACGGGACCCAGTTGGCCACCTTCGCCGGCGGCTGCTTCTGGTGCATGGTGAAGCCCTTCGATCAATGGGATGGCGTGCATGCCGTCCTGTCCGGCTATACCGGCGGCCATGTTCCGCATCCGACCTACGAGCAGGTCAAGTCCCAGACGACCGGACATCTCGAGGCCGTCCAGATCACATTCGATCCGGCTATTATCCCGTACAGCCAATTGCTCGAGCTGTATTGGGCGCAGATCGACCCGACCGATGAGGGCGGACAGTTCCAGGACCGCGGCGAATCCTATACGACCGCCATCTTCGTTCATAACGAAGAGCAGCGCCGTCTGGCTGAAGCTTCCCGCGCGGAGCTGGCGGCGAGCGGGCGGTTCGACCGGCCTATCGTCACGCCCATTCTCGATGCCGGCTCGTTCTATCCGGCTGAGGACTTCCATCAGGACTATTACCGCAAAGAGCCTGAGCATTACGCGGCTGACCGGGCCCAATCCGGCCGTGACAACTTTCTGAAGAAGCATTGGGATCAGTAA
- the cydB gene encoding cytochrome d ubiquinol oxidase subunit II, producing the protein MLSLNEFWFILVAVLFVGFFFLEGFDFGVGITARFLGRTDQERRILINTIGPYWDANEVWLITAGGAMFAAFPEWYATLFSGFYIPFVVLLLALIARGVAFEFRGKMDHGAWKKAWDAAIFIGSLLPPFLLGVVFANLIRGVPIDSGKEMLGSFFDLLNGYALTGGAATVLLCILHGLVFITLRTTGELRDRARKTARDLGPAIAAFLLLFAVMTCFSTDIYTVHGPQWIALPLLAGAALVMAGRFIKRQRDGWAFVMTGAVIILSMTSVFIGLFPRVMVSSISPDFHLTIFNAASGAYSLKVMTYVSLTILPFVLGYQIWSYYVFRKRIDDKEHLEY; encoded by the coding sequence ATGCTATCGCTAAATGAATTTTGGTTTATTCTCGTGGCCGTGCTGTTTGTCGGTTTTTTCTTCCTGGAAGGCTTCGACTTCGGCGTCGGCATCACGGCCCGGTTCCTCGGCCGGACTGACCAGGAGCGCCGCATCCTTATCAACACGATCGGCCCGTACTGGGATGCGAATGAAGTATGGCTGATTACGGCCGGAGGCGCCATGTTCGCCGCTTTCCCGGAATGGTACGCCACGTTATTCAGCGGCTTCTACATCCCGTTCGTCGTGCTGCTGCTCGCACTGATCGCCCGCGGCGTCGCCTTTGAATTCCGGGGCAAGATGGACCATGGCGCATGGAAAAAAGCATGGGACGCCGCGATTTTCATCGGCAGCCTGCTCCCGCCCTTCTTACTCGGCGTCGTATTCGCCAACCTGATTCGCGGCGTTCCGATCGACAGCGGCAAGGAAATGCTTGGCAGCTTCTTCGACCTGCTGAACGGCTATGCGCTCACCGGCGGGGCGGCCACCGTCCTGCTGTGCATTCTGCACGGCCTCGTCTTCATTACGCTGCGGACTACCGGCGAGCTGCGGGACCGGGCCCGGAAGACGGCGCGCGACCTGGGGCCTGCCATCGCGGCCTTCTTGCTCTTGTTCGCCGTCATGACCTGCTTCAGCACCGACATTTATACCGTGCATGGACCTCAATGGATCGCCCTGCCGCTTCTGGCCGGGGCGGCGCTCGTCATGGCAGGCCGGTTCATCAAGCGGCAGCGGGACGGCTGGGCGTTCGTCATGACGGGGGCGGTCATCATTTTGTCCATGACCAGCGTGTTCATTGGCTTGTTCCCGCGGGTGATGGTCAGCTCGATCAGCCCCGATTTTCATCTGACGATATTCAATGCAGCTTCCGGCGCCTATTCGCTGAAAGTGATGACCTATGTCTCCCTGACGATTCTTCCATTCGTATTGGGGTATCAGATCTGGAGCTATTATGTATTCCGCAAGCGGATCGACGACAAGGAGCATCTGGAGTATTGA
- a CDS encoding cytochrome ubiquinol oxidase subunit I has translation MDQVILARIQFASTTLFHYIFVPMTIGLAFLIAVLETFYVRTGKDIYKRSAQFWSKLFLINFAVGVVTGILQEFQFGMNWSNYSRFVGDVFGPSLAIEGLLAFFMESTFIGLWVFGWDRLSKRVHLACIWLVSIGTMLSAFWILTANSFMHAPVGYVFQNGRAEMSDFWAIIRNPQLWLQFPHTLFAALATGAFFMAGVSAWKLLKRHNPEMFRLSFRVSITVALISALIVAFIGHEQAQHLIKSQPMKMAAAEALWDTSEDPAPFTLFARIDTEEQATSFRLQVPYMLSILAHNKLSGSVEGMNQIQAQYEEKYGPGNYIPSVKMTFWSFRTMVFAGGLMCLIAIYGWVLARRRKLEQRPWFLKLMVGAIAFPFLANSTGWLMAEMGRQPWVVFGVMRTEDAISPTVTAGELLFSLIAFTTMYAVLAIIDACLFVKVIRKDGDQKPDELSRTYDPFGKEDAHAIAK, from the coding sequence ATGGATCAGGTCATTCTCGCACGGATCCAATTTGCATCGACGACGCTATTCCACTACATTTTCGTCCCGATGACGATTGGCCTGGCATTCTTAATCGCCGTATTGGAGACGTTCTACGTCAGGACAGGCAAGGACATTTATAAGCGATCCGCCCAGTTTTGGAGCAAATTATTTCTTATCAATTTTGCGGTCGGTGTCGTCACCGGCATCTTGCAAGAGTTCCAGTTCGGGATGAACTGGTCGAATTATTCCCGCTTCGTCGGCGACGTGTTCGGCCCTTCGCTGGCGATCGAGGGCTTGCTCGCCTTTTTTATGGAGTCTACGTTCATCGGCTTATGGGTGTTCGGCTGGGATCGCTTGTCGAAGCGCGTCCATCTGGCATGCATCTGGCTCGTCTCGATCGGCACGATGCTGTCGGCCTTCTGGATATTGACGGCCAACTCCTTCATGCACGCCCCGGTCGGTTACGTATTCCAGAACGGAAGAGCGGAGATGAGCGATTTCTGGGCGATCATCCGCAATCCGCAGCTATGGCTGCAATTTCCGCATACGTTATTCGCCGCCCTCGCTACCGGCGCGTTCTTCATGGCTGGCGTCAGCGCATGGAAGCTGCTGAAGCGGCACAATCCCGAGATGTTCCGGCTATCGTTCCGCGTCTCGATTACGGTGGCCCTGATCTCCGCCCTGATCGTTGCCTTCATCGGCCATGAGCAAGCCCAGCATCTAATCAAGTCGCAGCCGATGAAGATGGCCGCCGCCGAAGCCTTATGGGACACCAGCGAGGATCCGGCGCCGTTCACGCTGTTCGCCCGCATCGATACGGAGGAGCAAGCAACATCATTCAGACTGCAAGTCCCTTACATGCTGAGCATTCTAGCGCACAACAAGCTGAGCGGCAGCGTGGAAGGGATGAACCAGATCCAAGCGCAATACGAGGAAAAATACGGGCCCGGGAATTACATTCCTTCGGTCAAAATGACCTTCTGGAGCTTCCGCACGATGGTCTTCGCCGGCGGCTTGATGTGTCTGATCGCCATCTACGGCTGGGTGCTGGCCCGTAGACGTAAGCTGGAGCAGCGGCCCTGGTTCTTGAAGCTGATGGTCGGCGCGATCGCCTTCCCATTCCTGGCCAATTCAACCGGATGGCTCATGGCGGAGATGGGACGCCAGCCGTGGGTCGTCTTCGGCGTCATGCGCACCGAAGACGCGATCTCGCCTACCGTGACCGCGGGCGAGCTTCTCTTTTCGCTGATTGCCTTTACCACCATGTATGCGGTTCTGGCAATTATCGACGCGTGTCTGTTCGTGAAGGTTATTCGCAAGGACGGGGATCAGAAGCCGGACGAACTGTCCCGCACCTACGATCCGTTCGGCAAGGAGGATGCACATGCTATCGCTAAATGA